The following proteins come from a genomic window of Vidua chalybeata isolate OUT-0048 chromosome 2, bVidCha1 merged haplotype, whole genome shotgun sequence:
- the LIG4 gene encoding DNA ligase 4 isoform X2 encodes MASAPVSQPPPKKTVASHVPFADLCSTLERIQKSKSRPAKTKYFKDFLDSWRKFHDALHQKEKDVTDSFYPAMRLILPQLERERMAYGIKETMLAKLYIELLSLPKDGKDAAKLLNYRTPTGSRGDAGDFAMIAYFVLKPRSPKQGRLTVEQVNEHLDAIANNNAAKNKGQLKKSLLQLITQSTALEQKWLIRMIIKDLKLGISQQTIFSIFHPDAAELHNVTTDLEKVCRQLHDPSVSLSDVSIMLFSAFKPMLAAVADVQQIEKQMSNQTFYIETKLDGERMQMHKDGDVYKYFSRNGFDYTQQFGASSLEGSLTPFIHNVFKSNIQNCILDGEMMAYNPEAQTFMQKGNKFDIKRMVEDSDLQTCFCVFDVLMVNDQKLGHEVLSKRYEILSSVFTPVKGRIHVVHKRSARTRKEVIDALNEAIDNREEGIMVKDPMSTYKPDKRGEGWLKIKPEYVNGLMDELDLLIVGGYWGKGSRGGMMSHFLCAVAETPPPNEKPTVFHSICRVGSGYTMKELYDLGLKLAKHWKPYHRKDPPGNILCGAEKPEMYIEPCNSVIVQIKAAEIVDSDMYKTDCTLRFPRIEKIREDKEWYECMTSDMLEDLRNKAQGKLASKHLHIDEYDEPHEKKRKTVSKVRKVIGIAEQFKAPDLSSVSKVSNVFEDVEFCVMTGMGKYSKSELESRIAQCGGSVVQNPGPETYCVIVGAENVRVKNIIASNKYDVVRAEWLLQCFQTKMLVPWQPAFMIHMSPDTKEHFAREYDCYGDSYTANTDVTQLREVFSGIKDREAMPLDLIAELEERYWWNSCQLGEDCSRVEEMKALRRTFGKKFKIVSELWVTHSVEEGVAKNENQYLV; translated from the exons ATGGCTTCTGCACCTGTTTCACAGCCTCCTCCTAAAAAAACAGTGGCCTCTCACGTGCCTTTTGCAGATCTGTGTTCTACTCTGGAGCGAATACAGAAGTCCAAATCTCGTCCAGCGAAAACCAAGTATTTCAAGGATTTTCTGGATTCCTGGAGGAAATTCCATGATGCACTTCatcagaaagagaaagatgTCACAGATTCCTTTTACCCAGCTATGCGGCTTATTCTCCCACAGTTGGAAAGAGAAAGGATGGCATATGGAATTAAAGAAACTATGCTTGCAAAGCTCTATATTGAACTGCTTAGTTTAccaaaagatggaaaagatgctgcaaagcttttaaattaCAGAACGCCTACGGGCTCACGTGGAGATGCTGGAGATTTTGCAATGATTGCATACTTTGTGCTAAAACCTAGGAGCCCAAAACAAGGCAGACTGACAGTAGAACAAGTCAATGAACATTTAGATGCGATTGCTAATAATAATGCTGCTAAAAACAAGGGTCAGTTAAAGAAAAGTCTTCTTCAGTTAATtacccagagcacagcactggaaCAGAAATGGCTTATCCGAATGATTATAAAGGATCTAAAGCTTGGTATTAGTCAACAAactatattttcaatttttcatcCTGATGCTGCTGAATTACACAATGTTACTACTGATTTGGAAAAAGTTTGCAGACAACTGCATGATCCCTCTGTCTCACTTAGTGATGTTTCTATCATGttgttttctgcctttaaaCCAATGCTTGCTGCTGTTGCAGATGTCCAGCAAATTGAGAAACAAATGAGTAACCAGACATTCTACATAGAAACCAAGCTGGATGGTGAACGTATGCAGATGCACAAAGATGGGGATGTGTACAAGTATTTTTCCCGAAATGGGTTTGATTATACTCAGCAGTTTGGTGCTTCATCCCTTGAAGGTTCATTAACGCCATTTATTCATAATGTATTTAAGAGCAATATACAAAATTGCATTCTTGATGGTGAAATGATGGCTTACAATCCTGAGGCACAAACTTTTatgcaaaaaggaaacaaatttgaCATAAAAAGAATGGTGGAGGACTCTGATCTGCAGACCTGCTTCTGTGTATTTGATGTATTGATGGTTAATGATCAGAAATTGGGGCATGAAGTACTAAGCAAAAGATATGAAATCTTAAGTAGTGTATTTACCCCAGTAAAGGGCAGGATACATGTTGTCCATAAGAGAAGTGCCAGAACAAGAAAAGAAGTAATTGATGCTTTAAATGAAGCCATAGATAACAGAGAGGAAGGAATTATGGTGAAAGATCCTATGTCCACCTACAAGCCTGACAAACGTGGGGAAGGCTGGTTAAAAATCAAGCCAGAATATGTCAATGGGCTGATGGATGAACTGGACCTTTTAATTGTTGGTGGTTACTGGGGGAAGGGGTCTCGTGGTGGAATGATGTCTCATTTTCTATGCGCTGTTGCAGAGACGCCCCCTCCGAATGAAAAACCGACCGTTTTCCACTCCATTTGTCGTGTTGGCTCTGGCTATACTATGAAAGAGTTGTATGATCTAGGCTTGAAACTGGCTAAACACTGGAAGCCCTACCATAGGAAGGACCCTCCTGGTAACATTTTGTGTGgagctgaaaaacctgaaatgtACATTGAACCTTGCAACTCTGTCATAGTTCAGATCAAGGCAGCTGAGATTGTTGACAGTGATATGTATAAAACTGACTGTACTTTGAGATTCCCCCGAATTGAGAAGATAAGGGAAGACAAAGAATGGTATGAGTGCATGACTTCAGACATGTTAGAAGACCTCAGAAACAAAGCACAAGGAAAGCTGGCATCTAAGCACCTTCATATAGATGAGTATGATGAgccacatgagaaaaaaaggaaaactgtttcAAAGGTGAGGAAGGTAATTGGAATAGCTGAGCAATTTAAAGCTCCTGATCTTTCTAGTGTAAGCAAGGTTTCAAATGTGTTTGAAGACGTTGAGTTTTGTGTTATGACAGGAATGGGAAAATACTCAAAGTCTGAGCTGGAAAGCAGAATAGCCCAATGTGGTGGCAGTGTGGTACAGAACCCGGGGCCGGAGACTTACTGTGTCATTGTAGGAGCTGAGAATGTCAGAGTGAAAAACATCATTGCTTCCAACAAATATGATGTTGTGAGGGCAGAGTGGCTCCTTCAGTGTTTTCAAACCAAAATGCTGGTGCCTTGGCAACCAGCCTTTATGATTCACATGTCTCCTGAcacaaaagaacattttgctCGTGAGTATGATTGTTATGGAGACAGTtacacagcaaacacagatgTTACACAGCTCAGGGAAGTGTTCTCAGGAATTAAAGACAGAGAGGCAATGCCTCTGGACTTGATTGCAGAGCTAGAAGAACGTTATTGGTGGAACAGTTGTCAGCTTG GAGAAGATTGTTCACGGGTAGAAGAGATGAAAGCACTCAGGAgaacatttgggaaaaaatttaaaattgtatcCGAGCTGTGGGTAACACACTCAGTGGAGGAAGGAGTCGCAAAGAATGAAAATCAGTACTTAgtttaa
- the LIG4 gene encoding DNA ligase 4 isoform X1: MASAPVSQPPPKKTVASHVPFADLCSTLERIQKSKSRPAKTKYFKDFLDSWRKFHDALHQKEKDVTDSFYPAMRLILPQLERERMAYGIKETMLAKLYIELLSLPKDGKDAAKLLNYRTPTGSRGDAGDFAMIAYFVLKPRSPKQGRLTVEQVNEHLDAIANNNAAKNKGQLKKSLLQLITQSTALEQKWLIRMIIKDLKLGISQQTIFSIFHPDAAELHNVTTDLEKVCRQLHDPSVSLSDVSIMLFSAFKPMLAAVADVQQIEKQMSNQTFYIETKLDGERMQMHKDGDVYKYFSRNGFDYTQQFGASSLEGSLTPFIHNVFKSNIQNCILDGEMMAYNPEAQTFMQKGNKFDIKRMVEDSDLQTCFCVFDVLMVNDQKLGHEVLSKRYEILSSVFTPVKGRIHVVHKRSARTRKEVIDALNEAIDNREEGIMVKDPMSTYKPDKRGEGWLKIKPEYVNGLMDELDLLIVGGYWGKGSRGGMMSHFLCAVAETPPPNEKPTVFHSICRVGSGYTMKELYDLGLKLAKHWKPYHRKDPPGNILCGAEKPEMYIEPCNSVIVQIKAAEIVDSDMYKTDCTLRFPRIEKIREDKEWYECMTSDMLEDLRNKAQGKLASKHLHIDEYDEPHEKKRKTVSKVRKVIGIAEQFKAPDLSSVSKVSNVFEDVEFCVMTGMGKYSKSELESRIAQCGGSVVQNPGPETYCVIVGAENVRVKNIIASNKYDVVRAEWLLQCFQTKMLVPWQPAFMIHMSPDTKEHFAREYDCYGDSYTANTDVTQLREVFSGIKDREAMPLDLIAELEERYWWNSCQLGMFRGSTIYVDCYAVVNEPQSKIPGTTLSIRALELRFYGAKVVSHLNEGVSHVVVGEDCSRVEEMKALRRTFGKKFKIVSELWVTHSVEEGVAKNENQYLV, translated from the coding sequence ATGGCTTCTGCACCTGTTTCACAGCCTCCTCCTAAAAAAACAGTGGCCTCTCACGTGCCTTTTGCAGATCTGTGTTCTACTCTGGAGCGAATACAGAAGTCCAAATCTCGTCCAGCGAAAACCAAGTATTTCAAGGATTTTCTGGATTCCTGGAGGAAATTCCATGATGCACTTCatcagaaagagaaagatgTCACAGATTCCTTTTACCCAGCTATGCGGCTTATTCTCCCACAGTTGGAAAGAGAAAGGATGGCATATGGAATTAAAGAAACTATGCTTGCAAAGCTCTATATTGAACTGCTTAGTTTAccaaaagatggaaaagatgctgcaaagcttttaaattaCAGAACGCCTACGGGCTCACGTGGAGATGCTGGAGATTTTGCAATGATTGCATACTTTGTGCTAAAACCTAGGAGCCCAAAACAAGGCAGACTGACAGTAGAACAAGTCAATGAACATTTAGATGCGATTGCTAATAATAATGCTGCTAAAAACAAGGGTCAGTTAAAGAAAAGTCTTCTTCAGTTAATtacccagagcacagcactggaaCAGAAATGGCTTATCCGAATGATTATAAAGGATCTAAAGCTTGGTATTAGTCAACAAactatattttcaatttttcatcCTGATGCTGCTGAATTACACAATGTTACTACTGATTTGGAAAAAGTTTGCAGACAACTGCATGATCCCTCTGTCTCACTTAGTGATGTTTCTATCATGttgttttctgcctttaaaCCAATGCTTGCTGCTGTTGCAGATGTCCAGCAAATTGAGAAACAAATGAGTAACCAGACATTCTACATAGAAACCAAGCTGGATGGTGAACGTATGCAGATGCACAAAGATGGGGATGTGTACAAGTATTTTTCCCGAAATGGGTTTGATTATACTCAGCAGTTTGGTGCTTCATCCCTTGAAGGTTCATTAACGCCATTTATTCATAATGTATTTAAGAGCAATATACAAAATTGCATTCTTGATGGTGAAATGATGGCTTACAATCCTGAGGCACAAACTTTTatgcaaaaaggaaacaaatttgaCATAAAAAGAATGGTGGAGGACTCTGATCTGCAGACCTGCTTCTGTGTATTTGATGTATTGATGGTTAATGATCAGAAATTGGGGCATGAAGTACTAAGCAAAAGATATGAAATCTTAAGTAGTGTATTTACCCCAGTAAAGGGCAGGATACATGTTGTCCATAAGAGAAGTGCCAGAACAAGAAAAGAAGTAATTGATGCTTTAAATGAAGCCATAGATAACAGAGAGGAAGGAATTATGGTGAAAGATCCTATGTCCACCTACAAGCCTGACAAACGTGGGGAAGGCTGGTTAAAAATCAAGCCAGAATATGTCAATGGGCTGATGGATGAACTGGACCTTTTAATTGTTGGTGGTTACTGGGGGAAGGGGTCTCGTGGTGGAATGATGTCTCATTTTCTATGCGCTGTTGCAGAGACGCCCCCTCCGAATGAAAAACCGACCGTTTTCCACTCCATTTGTCGTGTTGGCTCTGGCTATACTATGAAAGAGTTGTATGATCTAGGCTTGAAACTGGCTAAACACTGGAAGCCCTACCATAGGAAGGACCCTCCTGGTAACATTTTGTGTGgagctgaaaaacctgaaatgtACATTGAACCTTGCAACTCTGTCATAGTTCAGATCAAGGCAGCTGAGATTGTTGACAGTGATATGTATAAAACTGACTGTACTTTGAGATTCCCCCGAATTGAGAAGATAAGGGAAGACAAAGAATGGTATGAGTGCATGACTTCAGACATGTTAGAAGACCTCAGAAACAAAGCACAAGGAAAGCTGGCATCTAAGCACCTTCATATAGATGAGTATGATGAgccacatgagaaaaaaaggaaaactgtttcAAAGGTGAGGAAGGTAATTGGAATAGCTGAGCAATTTAAAGCTCCTGATCTTTCTAGTGTAAGCAAGGTTTCAAATGTGTTTGAAGACGTTGAGTTTTGTGTTATGACAGGAATGGGAAAATACTCAAAGTCTGAGCTGGAAAGCAGAATAGCCCAATGTGGTGGCAGTGTGGTACAGAACCCGGGGCCGGAGACTTACTGTGTCATTGTAGGAGCTGAGAATGTCAGAGTGAAAAACATCATTGCTTCCAACAAATATGATGTTGTGAGGGCAGAGTGGCTCCTTCAGTGTTTTCAAACCAAAATGCTGGTGCCTTGGCAACCAGCCTTTATGATTCACATGTCTCCTGAcacaaaagaacattttgctCGTGAGTATGATTGTTATGGAGACAGTtacacagcaaacacagatgTTACACAGCTCAGGGAAGTGTTCTCAGGAATTAAAGACAGAGAGGCAATGCCTCTGGACTTGATTGCAGAGCTAGAAGAACGTTATTGGTGGAACAGTTGTCAGCTTGGTATGTTCAGAGGAAGCACTATTTATGTGGACTGTTATGCTGTTGTTAATGAGCCCCAAAGCAAAATCCCCGGAACTACACTTTCAATTAGAGCTTTGGAGCTCCGTTTTTATGGTGCAAAAGTAGTTTCTCACCTTAATGAGGGTGTCTCCCATGTTGTTGTAGGAGAAGATTGTTCACGGGTAGAAGAGATGAAAGCACTCAGGAgaacatttgggaaaaaatttaaaattgtatcCGAGCTGTGGGTAACACACTCAGTGGAGGAAGGAGTCGCAAAGAATGAAAATCAGTACTTAgtttaa
- the LIG4 gene encoding DNA ligase 4 isoform X3 — MASAPVSQPPPKKTVASHVPFADLCSTLERIQKSKSRPAKTKYFKDFLDSWRKFHDALHQKEKDVTDSFYPAMRLILPQLERERMAYGIKETMLAKLYIELLSLPKDGKDAAKLLNYRTPTGSRGDAGDFAMIAYFVLKPRSPKQGRLTVEQVNEHLDAIANNNAAKNKGQLKKSLLQLITQSTALEQKWLIRMIIKDLKLGISQQTIFSIFHPDAAELHNVTTDLEKVCRQLHDPSVSLSDVSIMLFSAFKPMLAAVADVQQIEKQMSNQTFYIETKLDGERMQMHKDGDVYKYFSRNGFDYTQQFGASSLEGSLTPFIHNVFKSNIQNCILDGEMMAYNPEAQTFMQKGNKFDIKRMVEDSDLQTCFCVFDVLMVNDQKLGHEVLSKRYEILSSVFTPVKGRIHVVHKRSARTRKEVIDALNEAIDNREEGIMVKDPMSTYKPDKRGEGWLKIKPEYVNGLMDELDLLIVGGYWGKGSRGGMMSHFLCAVAETPPPNEKPTVFHSICRVGSGYTMKELYDLGLKLAKHWKPYHRKDPPGNILCGAEKPEMYIEPCNSVIVQIKAAEIVDSDMYKTDCTLRFPRIEKIREDKEWYECMTSDMLEDLRNKAQGKLASKHLHIDEYDEPHEKKRKTVSKVRKVIGIAEQFKAPDLSSVSKVSNVFEDVEFCVMTGMGKYSKSELESRIAQCGGSVVQNPGPETYCVIVGAENVRVKNIIASNKYDVVRAEWLLQCFQTKMLVPWQPAFMIHMSPDTKEHFAREYDCYGDSYTANTDVTQLREVFSGIKDREAMPLDLIAELEERYWWNSCQLDN; from the exons ATGGCTTCTGCACCTGTTTCACAGCCTCCTCCTAAAAAAACAGTGGCCTCTCACGTGCCTTTTGCAGATCTGTGTTCTACTCTGGAGCGAATACAGAAGTCCAAATCTCGTCCAGCGAAAACCAAGTATTTCAAGGATTTTCTGGATTCCTGGAGGAAATTCCATGATGCACTTCatcagaaagagaaagatgTCACAGATTCCTTTTACCCAGCTATGCGGCTTATTCTCCCACAGTTGGAAAGAGAAAGGATGGCATATGGAATTAAAGAAACTATGCTTGCAAAGCTCTATATTGAACTGCTTAGTTTAccaaaagatggaaaagatgctgcaaagcttttaaattaCAGAACGCCTACGGGCTCACGTGGAGATGCTGGAGATTTTGCAATGATTGCATACTTTGTGCTAAAACCTAGGAGCCCAAAACAAGGCAGACTGACAGTAGAACAAGTCAATGAACATTTAGATGCGATTGCTAATAATAATGCTGCTAAAAACAAGGGTCAGTTAAAGAAAAGTCTTCTTCAGTTAATtacccagagcacagcactggaaCAGAAATGGCTTATCCGAATGATTATAAAGGATCTAAAGCTTGGTATTAGTCAACAAactatattttcaatttttcatcCTGATGCTGCTGAATTACACAATGTTACTACTGATTTGGAAAAAGTTTGCAGACAACTGCATGATCCCTCTGTCTCACTTAGTGATGTTTCTATCATGttgttttctgcctttaaaCCAATGCTTGCTGCTGTTGCAGATGTCCAGCAAATTGAGAAACAAATGAGTAACCAGACATTCTACATAGAAACCAAGCTGGATGGTGAACGTATGCAGATGCACAAAGATGGGGATGTGTACAAGTATTTTTCCCGAAATGGGTTTGATTATACTCAGCAGTTTGGTGCTTCATCCCTTGAAGGTTCATTAACGCCATTTATTCATAATGTATTTAAGAGCAATATACAAAATTGCATTCTTGATGGTGAAATGATGGCTTACAATCCTGAGGCACAAACTTTTatgcaaaaaggaaacaaatttgaCATAAAAAGAATGGTGGAGGACTCTGATCTGCAGACCTGCTTCTGTGTATTTGATGTATTGATGGTTAATGATCAGAAATTGGGGCATGAAGTACTAAGCAAAAGATATGAAATCTTAAGTAGTGTATTTACCCCAGTAAAGGGCAGGATACATGTTGTCCATAAGAGAAGTGCCAGAACAAGAAAAGAAGTAATTGATGCTTTAAATGAAGCCATAGATAACAGAGAGGAAGGAATTATGGTGAAAGATCCTATGTCCACCTACAAGCCTGACAAACGTGGGGAAGGCTGGTTAAAAATCAAGCCAGAATATGTCAATGGGCTGATGGATGAACTGGACCTTTTAATTGTTGGTGGTTACTGGGGGAAGGGGTCTCGTGGTGGAATGATGTCTCATTTTCTATGCGCTGTTGCAGAGACGCCCCCTCCGAATGAAAAACCGACCGTTTTCCACTCCATTTGTCGTGTTGGCTCTGGCTATACTATGAAAGAGTTGTATGATCTAGGCTTGAAACTGGCTAAACACTGGAAGCCCTACCATAGGAAGGACCCTCCTGGTAACATTTTGTGTGgagctgaaaaacctgaaatgtACATTGAACCTTGCAACTCTGTCATAGTTCAGATCAAGGCAGCTGAGATTGTTGACAGTGATATGTATAAAACTGACTGTACTTTGAGATTCCCCCGAATTGAGAAGATAAGGGAAGACAAAGAATGGTATGAGTGCATGACTTCAGACATGTTAGAAGACCTCAGAAACAAAGCACAAGGAAAGCTGGCATCTAAGCACCTTCATATAGATGAGTATGATGAgccacatgagaaaaaaaggaaaactgtttcAAAGGTGAGGAAGGTAATTGGAATAGCTGAGCAATTTAAAGCTCCTGATCTTTCTAGTGTAAGCAAGGTTTCAAATGTGTTTGAAGACGTTGAGTTTTGTGTTATGACAGGAATGGGAAAATACTCAAAGTCTGAGCTGGAAAGCAGAATAGCCCAATGTGGTGGCAGTGTGGTACAGAACCCGGGGCCGGAGACTTACTGTGTCATTGTAGGAGCTGAGAATGTCAGAGTGAAAAACATCATTGCTTCCAACAAATATGATGTTGTGAGGGCAGAGTGGCTCCTTCAGTGTTTTCAAACCAAAATGCTGGTGCCTTGGCAACCAGCCTTTATGATTCACATGTCTCCTGAcacaaaagaacattttgctCGTGAGTATGATTGTTATGGAGACAGTtacacagcaaacacagatgTTACACAGCTCAGGGAAGTGTTCTCAGGAATTAAAGACAGAGAGGCAATGCCTCTGGACTTGATTGCAGAGCTAGAAGAACGTTATTGGTGGAACAGTTGTCAGCTTG ACAACTAA